ACCGCGCGCTCAGAGGTGGTCTCTTGCATACAGACTTGTCATTCATTTGGAAAATTTCCGACTTTTCATGGCTATCGACAATAGTGCAGACGACGAGGATATGAGTCCCCCTGGTTGGTGGTGCATCCCATTTCCTTCCACCGGAGACTGgaaagacaagatcaactGTGACAAGCCTTGTCCACTTTCAGCTCGAGGCCATTAATAAGACATTGAATGCGCTTATTATTTGGCTCCCGGATGGAGCAGATTTCAAGTCGACTGATAACTTAGGGAGGATGCTTCTGCACTATGCATCTGCTATTGAATCCCCGTGGCTGGTACCAACGCTACTCCGCCACTATGATCTTGATGCCTCTGCGCTAGACAACAGAAATAACACACCgctactttctttttttgtcATAGGAGACATAGGAACGTCAGGTATCAAGATGGAAGGGCACCCATTGCTCTACAGAAGATCTGAAGAAGATAATTTTGAAGAGACCTTGGAAGTCTTGCTTTACCGTGGCGTAGAGGTCGATGCTGTTGGCGACGATGGGAGAACACCGATGCTTCTGACTTCCGAACGAGTCTTGCCCAAAGCAGTCAAAATGCTGCGTTCGAGTGGTGCGcaggttgatgagaataCTTCTCATCAGAGGCTAGCTCTCACCTCTGTCGTGGAATGCGATTCAGCCGACTTGGTAACATCTATTTTGGACCATCATCCTGATTTGACCCAAGTCAACGATCGTGCAGTACATAAGGTTATGATCAGGCGGCCAACATTCAGCTTTGACATTGGAGTTAGATTGTGTAACCGATCGGAAGGCAGTGAAAGAGGTGGATCTGATGTTTCGGAAGCTAATCTAGAGTGGCCCGAGGCCTTTGAgagtgacgaagaggattTGCTCTTGTCTGGAACTTTGTCACATTCTAGCTTGACAATACAGAAACTGGATGCAATGGCATCATAAGAGTGTTTTAATTGGTGACAAAAATCCCTCGACACTTTCGCTTTATTGTGCTGTGGTCAAGGACTCGAAAGTATTCCCTCGTTCTGATGGAAACGTTAGGAACTATTCAGAAATACAACGTTCAGATAGTTAATAGAGAAATAAATTATACAAAAATCAGCCCGGCTAATATGTATCATCATGTCCTCTATTTACAGCATTGgcacttttaatatattagcttatGCCTAACGCTCAAAACTTATCGGACTTACGGTCACAGTTCCGGTATCAGAGCCCTGGTTAACCCATGTACAATCAGAAGCTGTTGCCTGTGTACCGCACACTTGACCAGAAGGGCCCATACTGGAACAGATTGAATAAGGAGACTTGTACATCCTGTAAGCTAGTGCATCTTCGGATGAAAGACTTTGTGTACTTACGCAAATGGCAGATGCTGGCTTGCAAGTCTGGGCAGAGACGGAAATAAAGGCTGTCGCTATGATGAAGATACCGGATGGCCGCATGGTGGGGTAAATAAGTTGAAGTAAAAGGACTGGTAAACTGCAAGTAATGACTTCTTTTGCGTTGAGGCTTGTTGCTATGATGGGGGACGTTGAGGTATAAATAGTGTTGAACTTACCGCCTTTCCTGAAgttggatgaggatggaccCAGTTACCAAAGTTTAAACTGATCATTTACCCTCGCTGGTGAGAAAACATCAAACGACAAACTTAGAAATACGGAGCTCTGAAGGCCGGGTTTTCATTTCCGTCACCAGGGTCGCAATTCAGGGCTCGTATTGATGGAAATTGGACGTTATGCAATTATTCATATCCTTATTTAGTCTAaatctacggagtaggtcGGGTTCTAGCAGCTCCCGCCTTCTAACAtcaaatactttataatacctAATTTTTGACTTGCTACTTATCAGGTCCTCCCGAGCCAAGCCACGCCTTCTAGGAATAACCAACTAAAAATCTGATTGAACGCCTCCTTACACGCTCATGCATGGAAGCGCTTCCTGGTGGACACTTATTGGCTGCTCTTTGTGGGAGGCGGCTAAAAGCTCTAGAAGTGTATCGCAGCTGAAAGAATAAGAGTCCTAGAAACCCCGCATGGATCTTCTTTCTGTAGTCAAggactttttattttattccTATAAACATTTGTCCCTAAACCATATTTTTGTAAGGTTTTCCCCTTCCACTGGTGTTACTGTGTGACTGGTCCAAACTCACATATATCTCTTCATTCAGGCAATATCCTTCTGACTTCTAAACAACCAGATAACGATGTGGCTCATTAATACAAAAACCTATAAACTAGAGGAGTTTGTTAATCCACCACTTTCCTACTCAATCCTGTCTCACACGTGGGAAGGAGACGAAGTTCTCTTCCAAGACATGGAGAGCCTCCCTTATGCGCGAAGCAAGGCAGGCTGGAAAAAGATAGAAATGACCTGCGAAGCATCCCGTCAAGCCAACATTCTTCACGCCTGGATTGATACCTGCTGCATCGATAAAAGAAGCAGCGCTGAGCTTAGTGAGGCTATCAACTCCATGTTTGCGTGGTATCGGCAGTCTTCAGTATGCTACGTTTACCTCTCTGACCTGGTGTTCCCTTGCACGCCGGTTGACACTGTCATGCCCGACTCAGATGAAGGCAGGCAATGGGCCGATGCAGCTTTTTCTAGACTCCAGGTTGAAATGAGGGCCTGTCGATGGTTTACGAGAGGCTGGACTCTTCAAGAACTGATTGCACCCAGTCAAGTTGTATTTCTGGACCAAAATTGGAATCTCATCGGATCAAGGGCTCCAGGATCAGACCTGCGATTCATCAAGATCCTAGAAAGGTTAACAGGCATCCCGAGTTCAGTACTGGAATACAAGGAAGATATCGCTACCATCCCGGTTGCACAAAGAATGTCCTGGGCAGCGCGCAGGGAAACGACCCGGGTTGAAGATATTGCATATTGTCTCTTAGGGATTTTCGATGTCAACATGCCTCTTCTCTACGGAGAAGGTCCAAAGTCTTTTTTTCGGCTTCAGGAAGAAATTGTAAAGAGCCACGACGATCTCAGCCTCTTTGCTTGGAAACAAGACTCCGCATCGTATGGTATCGGTGTACTTCGAGGATGCTTTGCAAATTCACCTGCTGAGTTTGCTCACTGGCTGAATGTCGAAATCAGGGTCAACAATTTCGAGTCTGGCATGGAAGTCACCAGCAAAGATGTTCACATGCAAGGACGAGTCCTCAGACAGGAAGAGTACCCGCATGGCATTGGCCATGGCGTCGATTATATTTTCGACCTGGGTGTCCAGCACCCTGATAATAAGGAGTGCTCTCTGGGAATCCTTCTGACGAGCTCGAGCCGGAATGTTACTTACTTTAGATTCAAGCCATATGAACTGATCAAGGTACCTTCAATCAAAGACTTGTTTGACGCAGAGGATACCTACCACGACTTTGAacctgatgatgatatctgggaggagagagaagaggctgagcgAAGAAGTATCTCCATCAAGAAATATGTTTCGATTCAGGAAACTCGCGACATAGGTCATTATCAAAAGCCTGTTTTCAAGATCAACTGGCATGAAGACGTCTTGAAGGTTCTCAAATCGGTCAATGGGCAGAACACCAAAGAATATATACCCTCATTTGAATGTCGCCAGGATTCTGCGTCCCACAAAGATGGAACACTTACATGGGTGACGGATTTTGAGCTACAAATTGGCCCTCAACACATCGTCTCCCTTGTTCTCGTGACTGGACTACAATGGGGACCCCATGACTGCCGCTACCCTGCTTTTTTTGAACGGGCAAACCTGCGCTGTCAAGAGTTTTGGGCAGTTCTGCTCGGCGAAGGACGGTCCTACGTTATAAGTGACAAAGAGCAATCTGATAACCAGCCTCCGACAATCAAGATACGAAGCGAAACGAATGAGGACAATTCTTCTTTGGTGCGGCAGATCAAGCGGATGGATCACCGCAAGAGAGGAATATTTGTCCGCGAAAACTTGTCAAGACGCTatggtgatgaagctggaTACATATATAACTTGTATCAGCCTAGGCTCGTAAGGGTTCTTTCACCTCATAACCGGGCGTTGCCAAGGTGTGATGTGTGGATAGAAACTAAGCCTCTGTGGTTCACTGATTATGGGGAACTTGAAATCAAGATCGGGCCATGCCATAGATCGTGATAGTAGGTAAATATGCTTAGGAAAGTTGCATTATTCACTTATCAGAAAATACAGTTTGTCCAGACAGATCTCCCATCTACGGGGTAAGCGCCTTCAGTTTATGCTTCATGGGTTAGGCAAAAGAACAGAGCCATGGCTTGACAAGTTGCACTGCGACTATAGGTGGAGTCCAGCTGTAACTCGGACATGGCTCGCTGATTAGGCACCGACTCGTTAGGCCGAAAGACGCTgacaacatcagcatcaatATCAGCCGCTTTTACGATTCCGCAACATTGCTGCTGGACCTTATTGCCCCGGCAGGGCTGCTCGACTACACCTGTAATCTCTCCACAATGTCTTCCAACATGTTTCAGTGCGAATCTCTCGCGCACCGAGATTCTTTCCGCCTCCTTCATCTGGAGCCTAGTCCCAACCACAGCGCAGATCTCAAGGGTTCGTTACATCACGCTATACTCTCAGACTGTGGCTATGACCTGATCGAGCCCTACACCGCTTTATCCTACGTCTGGGGCGATGTAAGCCAGAAGGGAGCGATACACCTAGGTGATAATGCCAAAGAAATCACGGCGAGCCTGGAAGCTGCTCTCCGAGACTTGCGTGACAAGAGCCGAGTTTGTCGGATATGGGCTGATGCTTTGTGCATCGATCAGTCAAATAATGCCGAAAAGGGAGTGCAGGTCGCACTCATGGGGAGGATTTATACTACTGCGCATCATACTGTAATTCATCTCGGCAAGTCGCCTCCGGGATTTGAGAAATTGTTCATGGATCTCAGAGCTCAAAGTCAGACAACGATGCATGGGAACATGTCGACCCTTAGGCGGCTTTCATTGACTGCGGATGAGATCGATGGGATGCGACGCAACCTCCTATCGAAGCCATGGTTCCGCAGAGTCTGGGTTTTCTAAGAGCTCGTGCTCTCCACGGATGTCTGGGTTCAGTGCGATGACCTGCGAATCCGGTGGCATCATTTCTGCGAGGCTATCGACACCAAGAGTGTCGTCGCGGCTATGCTGCTTGACACGCTCTCTGATAGTGTCACTCAACAGAGCCAGCCTCGGAACGCCACTCCATTGGAAAACATGAACAGTAGGCGATACGGTGCGTTTGAGGCACCATTATACACGCTTCTCTCCTGTCGGAGAGGAATCGGTGCTACTGATCCACGAGATATCGTATTTGGTCACTTGGGCGTTGTTTCGGATCCAGATAGGTGCGATAGGTTTATCAAGGTCGACTACGGTAGAGACCTTGCGCGCGTGTCGGTTGATGCTGCTCGATATTTTTTGTATGCTACAGGTATCGAGAGTCTTCTCTTGCATGCCATGAACCCTTCTCCTATTAGCGCTCCTGGAATCCCGTCTTGGTGTCCTCGTTGGTCTAGGCCACAGGTTCTTTGGGAGAATATACACAAAGTGGGTAATAGATTTGGTGGTGGTAATGATAGCGCCTATGCCTCCTTTGGGGGCACTCATCACATATTGCTAATCGCGCCACCAGTCCTAGCCATCAGCGGATTTGAGGAGACCAGGATCAGGGCGAAAAGTCCCGTATTTTCAAGCTATGATGATGAAACTGGAGCTCAAGAGGAGTCCAAGGCTATGACCCTCGAGTTACTGTCAGACATAAGGTAAACACGGCTCTATCTTGAGGATCGATGTTGTTTATAGACTAACATGCCTGTCATCACAGATCTCTTTCCAGGGAAGAAGCAGCAATTTTAGACTCTTGCAAAAGAGCAGGGACTCGAAATGACGAACGGAGGCAGAAGTTGTTTAGAAAGTCCTTCAAGACTTTTGTTGATGCGGCCAACGCCCAAGAGTATCCTACGGTGACTGAACGACGCGATGTCCAAGGCATCACCAATGCTCTCACCCTCTACGTCAAGAAACCCGAAACAAGTCCGTTATCCGGCAAGAGACTTGCCATCACCTCAAGCGACCACTGCGCCCTCGTTCCAAAAGAGTCCCGAAAAGGCGATATAGTAGCCATGCTTGTTAACTGCTACAAGCACACAGTACTCCGACTGAAACAAGTGAATGATGTTGATCACCTCAATAACTCAATCACTAGCGCCTTTGAGCAAGCTAACATTTCGGATTGTCCCCAAGGGCCAATGAGTGCACGGTTTAGACCCATGGGTGATCATTACTATGATCCCTACGGGGAATGGATGTTGGTTTGGGAGAAAGCTACACAATCTTTTCCGATTCAGCATTGTTTACTTGTAGGACAGTGCTATATTGATGAATATGTTCCCTGGAAACGAGGTATTCCGAGATCTGGGTTTAGGGTGTTTGCTCTTCATTAGCCTGTTCTGGTGGAAGCTTCTCACAGTGTGATAGTTTTTGAGCTACAATTATGATGTGATCAGAATAAACAATCTATTTGACATTGTCAGAGATTGCGCAGCTCTTATCTGGATTTAGCCATTTCATGATCTAACTTTGTTGGCTTTTGGTGAATAGTCTACTCATCATCAGGTCATGACAGTTTCATTTGGTGGGCCTTGTATCCAAAGATCGGCCCTCGGGTATCATTTGTCTATATCCACATCCCCAGGCCCGACTGGAGGATTATCCCTACAATTTCAAAGCAAATATTGAACTGAACATGAAATCCACATCTTTGAAGCCACTTATCTTGGCTGGTGGAAAGTCGACTCGGATGGGGTCGCCAAAACATCTATTACCTATGCCTCATGGCCGCCCTTgatatcaacaccaactcgaGACTTTACGCAAAGCACGTCCTGAGACAGAGACTATCTAAATTTCTCTCGCTCAAGGCACTGAGATGGAGGAGCTTCTGCAGAACGCCAGCAAGGTTTCGTACGAAGCGACTCGAGGAGAATAGCATCGAGATTATTCTGGACCTAGAATTGAGTCAAGGACATGAGTCAAATGGCTCTGCAACAGACCTGATTGCTGCCTACGAGTCAGACCCCGAGGCGACTTGGTTACTGGTGGCCTGCGACTACCCTTCCATTACGGCAGATGCGCTTCAAGATTTGCGATCATGCTACAAACCTCCCGTTACATGCTTTCAGAACCAACAAGGTTTCTGCGAGCCTCTATTGGGCATATGGAGTCCAGAGGCTATCAGCCATGTCAAGGAGAACTACAGAGCAGGAAAGCCTAGCTTTAGCAAGGCTGTTCGGGAACTTGACGGTTATACATATCTTCTTGAGGAGTCGGAAGCACTACTACGAAACGTAAATGTCAAGTCGGAATGGGAAGATGCGCTGAGATCATTGAGGGATGAGCCGACAGACAACTTCGTGGAAGAGCCATTGGAAGTATTGTGAGAATCTGTCTTTAGGAATCCATGGACTGATTCATATGATAACATGATACTAACAGTCCCGTCTCGGTGGTTTCATTTGCCTTGATATGCCAACAATTTGCCTGTACGAAAGGCGCCATTTTAGCTGGACCAAAAACTCCAGCAGCCTCGTGGACTGTTAGCCCCTCGTCGCCTGTGATGTGCAGAACTCCAGGTCTGAACCTGTCACAGTTGAGTCCTTTGTTCGACGCATCCATAATGCTCTTCCGTGATGAACTATCTAGTTGGAGGCCCTACAAGCGCGCAAGTACATGCTTCTCTGGCTCTTGGCCCAAGAGATAGCGCATCTATGGGATGGTAAAGAATTGAAAGCAGGCAGCTGCTCCACAAGGGTTTCCTGGTAGTTCGATGAAAGCTACCTCATCCCAGGCAGAGGGAAGCAGTTCAAATAGAACTGGGTGGCCTGGATGAACGGCTATGCCGTGAAAGACAGGAGTCGCACCAAGGGTCTCCAGTGCTTGACGGCCATGATCGAATTTTCCAACGGATAGTCCCCCGCTAGTGACTATGGTATCTAGAAATGAAGATTCTAGTCACTTTACAGACTAAACAAGAGCATCCACTTCATCTGTAATCGGGTATTGGGATACAAAGGATGGGAGAGCACGAGCTGCAAATGACCTTACGATCAGTACGTCACGTTCCCTAAATCTTGAGATCTCATTGACAATCCTAGCTGAATAGGACCCCATATCTAAACAGCCAACCTTCGAATTCGGTGCAATTTCTATTGCAAAAGTCTCAGATGATCGTCCAACCGCCACGGAACGGCAATCCAATGCATTATCAAAAGCATCAAAGAACGATGCCACGACTTCAAATATCACTGAAACCGATCTCGACAATCGTGAGCGTCAATTGGAGACTTGACTAGGCGAAACCTACGAATCCATTCTCCTCTTACTAGATCATCTAGTAGCCGACTCAAAAGCTCACTCAGGCGTGCGTATACCCATTTAAATCACCAAAGACACAACTAAGCGCCTCAAACCGCACGTTGACAAGTTCGGTGGGAATCAAGCTCGAGGGAGACACGCCGCTCATACACTGCGCGACTCATTGTTCCCTAAGAGCGATGATAGACCGAGTCAACTACAAGTACTGGAATCGCTGCGAAGTCTGCAAGTGCATTTGTCTCATGTGCACGTTGGGTCGGAGGCGCTGAAGCCTGTTAGTCAAGCGA
The window above is part of the Fusarium musae strain F31 chromosome 6, whole genome shotgun sequence genome. Proteins encoded here:
- a CDS encoding hypothetical protein (EggNog:ENOG41); this translates as MFAWYRQSSVCYVYLSDLVFPCTPVDTVMPDSDEGRQWADAAFSRLQVEMRACRWFTRGWTLQELIAPSQVVFLDQNWNLIGSRAPGSDLRFIKILERLTGIPSSVLEYKEDIATIPVAQRMSWAARRETTRVEDIAYCLLGIFDVNMPLLYGEGPKSFFRLQEEIVKSHDDLSLFAWKQDSASYGIGVLRGCFANSPAEFAHWLNVEIRVNNFESGMEVTSKDVHMQGRVLRQEEYPHGIGHGVDYIFDLGVQHPDNKECSLGILLTSSSRNVTYFRFKPYELIKVPSIKDLFDAEDTYHDFEPDDDIWEEREEAERRSISIKKYVSIQETRDIGHYQKPVFKINWHEDVLKVLKSVNGQNTKEYIPSFECRQDSASHKDGTLTWVTDFELQIGPQHIVSLVLVTGLQWGPHDCRYPAFFERANLRCQEFWAVLLGEGRSYVISDKEQSDNQPPTIKIRSETNEDNSSLVRQIKRMDHRKRGIFVRENLSRRYGDEAGYIYNLYQPRLVRVLSPHNRALPRCDVWIETKPLWFTDYGELEIKIGPCHRS